The proteins below are encoded in one region of Homo sapiens chromosome 8, GRCh38.p14 Primary Assembly:
- the ZBTB10 gene encoding zinc finger and BTB domain-containing protein 10 isoform c (isoform c is encoded by transcript variant 3) has protein sequence MTRLERSSHRTVICKVPGELVAREGKCASRARESEIPSEEGYCDFNSRPNENSYCYQLLRQLNEQRKKGILCDVSIVVSGKIFKAHKNILVAGSRFFKTLYCFSNKESPNQNNTTHLDIAAVQGFSVILDFLYSGNLVLTSQNAIEVMTVASYLQMSEVVQTCRNFIKDALNISIKSEAPESVVVDYNNRKPVNRDGLSSSRDQKIASFWATRNLTNLASNVKIENDGCNVDEGQIENYQMNDSSWVQDGSPEMAENESEGQTKVFIWNNMGSQGIQETGKTRRKNQTTKRFIYNIPPNNETNLEDCSVMQPPVAYPEENTLLIKEEPDLDGALLSGPDGDRNVNANLLAEAGTSQDGGDAGTSHDFKYGLMPGPSNDFKYGLIPGTSNDFKYGLIPGASNDFKYGLLPESWPKQETWENGESSLIMNKLKCPHCSYVAKYRRTLKRHLLIHTGVRSFSCDICGKLFTRREHVKRHSLVHKKDKKYKCMVCKKIFMLAASVGIRHGSRRYGVCVDCADKSQPGGQEGVDQGQDTEFPRDEEYEENEVGEADEELVDDGEDQNDPSRWDESGEVCMSLDD, from the exons GAGTCAGAAATACCATCAGAGGAGGGGTACTGTGACTTTAATAGTAGGCCAAATGAGAACTCTTATTGCTATCAACTTCTGCGACAACTAaatgaacagagaaagaaaggtaTTCTTTGTGATGTCAGCATTGTGGTAAGCGGAAAAATCTTCAAAGCTCATAAGAACATCCTGGTTGCAGGCAGCCGTTTCTTTAAGACTTTATATTGCTTTTCAAACAAAGAAAGCCCTAACCAAAACAATACTACCCACTTAGATATTGCTGCAGTTCAAGGTTTTTCAGTCATCTTGGACTTCTTGTATTCTGGTAACCTGGTGCTCACAAGCCAAAATGCCATTGAAGTTATGACCGTGGCCAGCTATCTTCAAATGAGTGAAGTTGTTCAAACTTGCCGAAATTTCATTAAAGATGCCTTAAATATAAGCATTAAATCAGAAGCTCCAGAGTCTGTAGTTGTGGACTATAATAATAGAAAACCAGTTAATAGAGATGGTCTGTCTTCATCACGGGATCAAAAAATTGCCAGTTTTTGGGCAACACGGAATCTTACCAATTTGGCAAGTAATGTAAAGATTGAAAATGATGGTTGTAATGTCGACGAGGGCCAAATAGAAAACTACCAAATGAATGACAGTAGTTGGGTCCAGGATGGATCTCCTGAAATGGCTGAAAATGAATCTGAAGGTCAAACAAAAGTGTTTATTTGGAATAATATGGGCTCCCAGGGAATTCAAGAGACTGGCAAAACAAGGAGGAAAAACCAAACTacaaaaagatttatttataatattccaCCTAATAATGAAACGAATTTAGAAGATTGCTCAGTAATGCAGCCACCTGTTGCCTATCCAGAAGAAAATACACTACTCATCAAGGAAGAACCAG ATTTAGATGGTGCTCTACTCTCGGGGCCAGATGGTGATAGGAATGTGAATGCAAATTTATTGGCTGAAGCTGGCACTAGTCAAGATGGAGGTGATGCTG GTACTTCACATGATTTCAAGTATGGTTTGATGCCTGGTCCTTCAAATGATTTCAAGTATGGATTGATACCAGGTACTTCAAATGATTTCAAGTATGGATTGATACCAGGTGCTTCAAATGATTTCAAGTATGGATTATTGCCAGAATCTTGGCCAAAACAAGAAACCTGGGAAAATG GTGAATCATCTCTAATCATGAACAAGTTAAAATGCCCTCATTGTAGCTATGTAGCCAAATACAGACGAACACTAAAAAGGCACTTGCTCATTCACACAGGAGTGAGATCATTTAGCTGTGATATTTGTGGAAAACTGTTTACTCGAAGAGAACATGTAAAAAGACATTCCCTG GTgcataaaaaggataaaaaatacaaatgtatggTGTGTAAGAAGATCTTCATGTTAGCAGCCAGTGTTGGAATAAGACATGGATCTCGACGTTATGGTGTTTGTGTAGACTGTGCAGATAAATCACAGCCAGGAGGGCAAGAAGGTGTAGATCAGGGACAGGATACAGAATTCCCTCGGGATGAAGAATACGAGGAGAATGAAGTAGGAGAAGCTGATGAAGAGCTAGTTGATGATGGAGAAGATCAGAATGATCCCTCTCGATGGGATGAATCAGGAGAAGTTTGTATGTCTCTAGATGATTAA